In a single window of the Agrobacterium vitis genome:
- a CDS encoding SphA family protein, which yields MEQDPSIQSIHAARGTGRGARPVSGIRRLAAGLFCCLAVAVSAAGHAVAAEAGALNWGPGAPGLTFGALPPVPGLFFSNTTAYFSSSEFHGANGKRNSVLDLDQKGVVSVSRIMGVWPVDLDGWRFATQVIIPVVYSDTDFDNIPVQGHAGGLGNMSVVQLTNYNFARFHNVGASVSFTGRTSNYDSSRSINTQNGYSTLSAGAHYNYFDPTGLDFGVMAGYHYNNRNPTTDYRSGDLFALDFKLTYALSDKIRIGGYGGYLAQIEDDKAGSVSLADSRFKAINLGPSITYAMGPIDATLSYQFSVHAENATKSDAVRLSFNVPLYVPKPGP from the coding sequence ATGGAACAAGATCCATCAATTCAATCGATACACGCAGCCAGAGGCACGGGGCGGGGCGCCCGACCTGTTTCCGGCATCCGTCGACTTGCTGCAGGCCTTTTCTGCTGCCTTGCCGTCGCCGTTAGCGCGGCTGGCCATGCCGTGGCGGCGGAAGCTGGGGCCTTGAACTGGGGGCCGGGAGCGCCCGGTCTGACCTTCGGTGCCCTGCCGCCGGTTCCGGGCCTGTTTTTCTCCAACACGACGGCCTATTTTTCCAGCAGTGAATTCCATGGCGCCAATGGCAAGCGCAATTCGGTTCTCGATCTCGACCAGAAAGGGGTGGTCTCGGTCTCAAGGATCATGGGCGTCTGGCCTGTCGATCTCGATGGCTGGCGGTTTGCCACCCAGGTGATCATTCCCGTTGTCTATAGCGATACCGATTTCGACAATATTCCGGTTCAAGGCCATGCTGGCGGCCTCGGGAATATGTCTGTCGTGCAGTTGACCAACTATAATTTTGCCCGGTTTCATAATGTTGGCGCGTCGGTATCCTTTACAGGACGCACCTCGAATTACGATAGCTCGCGGTCGATCAATACTCAAAATGGCTATTCCACATTGAGTGCGGGCGCACACTACAACTACTTCGATCCTACCGGTCTCGATTTCGGCGTCATGGCGGGCTATCACTACAATAACCGAAATCCGACCACCGATTACCGGTCAGGCGACCTGTTCGCCCTGGATTTCAAGCTGACCTATGCCTTGAGTGACAAGATCAGAATCGGCGGCTATGGTGGCTATCTGGCCCAGATCGAAGATGACAAGGCTGGGTCCGTCAGTCTGGCCGACAGCCGGTTCAAAGCGATTAATCTCGGCCCCTCAATCACTTATGCCATGGGTCCTATCGATGCGACGCTGAGCTATCAGTTCTCCGTCCATGCCGAGAACGCCACCAAATCCGATGCCGTGCGGTTGTCGTTCAACGTGCCGCTTTATGTTCCTAAACCTGGTCCCTGA
- a CDS encoding DUF1007 family protein, translating into MSRLPPAFRRKIALAAMLAFGLLPASAVLAHPDIAITLRVLFDMRRGVLTGLGESWSFDANYSRVLLDRYDRDRNSQFTAEEASALRDKLIADLGRKRFFTELSVDGRQAARVQPVGFTAEIHGNVVTVTFAFSLAGPVDLRGKSLDLEVKDKDYVAAFRLAEAGGLQIRGDGGQCRTSRAPNPAHAYFAGLVVPERITLTCDSPL; encoded by the coding sequence ATGAGCCGTTTACCACCTGCCTTTCGCCGGAAGATCGCTCTTGCAGCCATGCTGGCTTTTGGTCTGCTTCCCGCCTCTGCGGTGCTGGCGCATCCCGATATCGCCATCACGCTGAGGGTTCTGTTCGATATGCGCCGTGGCGTGTTGACGGGGCTCGGCGAAAGCTGGTCCTTCGATGCCAATTACAGCCGCGTTCTGCTGGATCGCTATGACCGAGACCGCAACAGCCAGTTTACCGCCGAAGAGGCCTCGGCCCTGCGCGACAAGCTGATTGCCGATCTTGGCCGCAAGCGGTTTTTCACGGAATTGTCGGTGGATGGCAGGCAGGCGGCGCGCGTGCAGCCGGTGGGCTTTACCGCTGAAATCCATGGGAATGTCGTGACTGTCACCTTTGCTTTCAGCCTGGCGGGACCAGTCGACCTGCGCGGTAAAAGCCTCGATCTGGAGGTCAAGGACAAGGATTATGTCGCCGCGTTCCGCTTGGCCGAGGCCGGTGGGCTTCAAATTCGCGGCGATGGTGGCCAATGCCGGACCAGCCGCGCGCCAAACCCCGCCCATGCCTATTTCGCCGGTCTGGTCGTGCCGGAGCGGATAACCCTGACCTGCGATTCTCCCTTATAA
- a CDS encoding gluconokinase, whose amino-acid sequence MTVNQTADTVPTRPWATIVMGVSGCGKSSIGEGLAKKLGVPFLEGDSLHPAANVEKMARGTPLTDEDRWPWLQAIGDKMAAALQEGQTIIVSCSSLKKSYRDLLREATGNRTAFIYLEGSKELLTRRMGERTGHFMPVSLLESQLATLESPTGEPCVVTVDIDRSIEAIVEAAAAGLAELK is encoded by the coding sequence ATGACCGTCAATCAGACAGCCGACACCGTTCCTACCAGACCTTGGGCGACCATCGTCATGGGTGTCAGCGGCTGCGGCAAAAGCTCGATTGGCGAGGGCCTGGCGAAAAAGCTTGGTGTCCCCTTCCTGGAAGGAGACAGCCTGCATCCCGCCGCCAATGTCGAGAAAATGGCCAGGGGCACGCCGCTGACCGATGAAGACCGTTGGCCCTGGTTGCAAGCGATCGGCGATAAAATGGCCGCTGCCTTGCAGGAAGGCCAGACCATCATCGTGTCCTGCTCGTCGCTGAAGAAAAGCTATCGCGACCTGCTGCGTGAGGCGACGGGCAACCGCACCGCCTTCATTTATCTGGAAGGCTCGAAAGAGCTATTGACCCGCCGCATGGGTGAACGCACCGGGCATTTCATGCCGGTCAGCCTGCTGGAAAGCCAGCTTGCGACACTGGAAAGCCCGACCGGTGAGCCTTGTGTGGTGACGGTCGATATAGATCGCAGCATCGAGGCCATTGTCGAGGCCGCCGCAGCCGGGCTTGCCGAGCTTAAATAG
- a CDS encoding glycoside hydrolase family 88/105 protein has product MTMHPLLAQPERFVTRNEVVGLIGRLTDNLINITDTTGEFLLRLDDGRVIDTKGWAGWEWTHGIGLYGLFKYWQQTGDAKAMAVITDWFSARLAEGTPTKNINTVCPFLTLACLNEHAPNPAFVPYLETWAEWVMHEMPRTREGGLQHIVYNSVNDQQMWDDTLMMSVMPLAKIGLLLNRPDYVEEAKYQFLIHSQYLADRASGLWFHGWTFDGNHNFASALWARGNSWVTIAIPEFIDLLQLPEGDALRRHLLSTLDRQAAALARYQDPSGLWHTLVDDEGSYLEASATAGFAYGLMKAVRKRYISANYRPVAERAVRGVIANIDAKGELNQVSFGTAMGSDLDFYRNIKLTSMPYGQAMAILCLSEYLRSYI; this is encoded by the coding sequence ATGACCATGCATCCTTTGCTGGCGCAGCCGGAGCGTTTTGTGACGCGCAACGAGGTTGTCGGGCTGATTGGCCGGTTGACGGACAATCTGATCAATATCACGGACACGACAGGGGAATTCCTGCTGCGGCTGGATGATGGGCGGGTGATCGACACCAAGGGCTGGGCCGGGTGGGAATGGACCCATGGCATCGGACTTTACGGCCTGTTCAAATACTGGCAGCAGACCGGCGATGCCAAGGCGATGGCTGTTATCACCGACTGGTTTTCGGCGCGGCTTGCCGAGGGCACGCCGACCAAGAATATCAACACGGTCTGCCCGTTTCTGACGCTCGCCTGCCTCAATGAACATGCGCCCAACCCAGCCTTTGTGCCCTATCTGGAGACCTGGGCCGAGTGGGTGATGCATGAGATGCCGCGCACGCGCGAAGGCGGTTTGCAGCATATCGTCTATAACAGCGTCAACGACCAGCAGATGTGGGACGATACATTGATGATGAGCGTCATGCCGCTCGCCAAGATCGGTCTGCTGTTGAACCGCCCGGACTATGTGGAGGAAGCGAAGTATCAGTTTTTGATCCACAGCCAATATCTCGCCGATCGCGCCTCCGGCCTGTGGTTTCATGGCTGGACCTTCGATGGCAATCATAATTTTGCCAGCGCACTCTGGGCGCGCGGCAATTCCTGGGTGACCATCGCCATTCCCGAATTTATCGATCTCCTGCAATTGCCGGAAGGGGACGCCCTACGGCGTCATCTCCTCTCGACCCTGGACCGTCAGGCCGCAGCCCTTGCCAGATATCAGGACCCTTCCGGCCTCTGGCACACGCTGGTCGATGATGAGGGCAGCTATCTGGAAGCCTCGGCCACCGCCGGTTTTGCCTATGGGCTGATGAAGGCAGTGCGCAAGCGGTATATCAGCGCGAACTATCGGCCCGTGGCGGAGCGGGCGGTGCGCGGCGTCATTGCCAATATCGACGCCAAGGGCGAATTGAACCAGGTGTCCTTCGGCACCGCCATGGGTTCGGATCTGGATTTCTATCGCAATATCAAGCTAACCTCGATGCCCTATGGGCAGGCGATGGCCATTCTCTGCCTTTCGGAATATCTGCGCAGCTATATTTGA
- a CDS encoding OsmC family protein: MAEIKMKARPVGATAVIGRTGFPQITSATGGELAIVTGPSQPGFNPLDLLYASLAGCLTISARLAASEMGVMDKITSITASVTGEKAKDGLSRVARFDITLTIQGDIGAEIRKAIADRAEHEICTVSNTLSSSPEFVTTVLD, translated from the coding sequence ATGGCCGAGATCAAGATGAAAGCCCGCCCGGTGGGCGCCACCGCTGTGATTGGCCGCACCGGTTTTCCGCAGATCACCTCGGCCACCGGCGGCGAACTGGCCATCGTTACCGGACCGTCGCAGCCGGGCTTCAACCCACTCGACCTGCTCTACGCCTCGCTGGCCGGTTGCCTGACAATCAGTGCGCGCCTTGCCGCCAGCGAGATGGGGGTGATGGACAAGATCACCAGCATTACCGCCTCCGTTACCGGCGAAAAGGCAAAAGACGGCCTGTCTCGGGTCGCAAGGTTCGACATCACCCTGACCATCCAGGGCGATATTGGCGCCGAGATCCGCAAGGCGATTGCCGACCGGGCCGAGCACGAGATATGCACCGTCAGCAACACCCTTTCCAGCAGCCCGGAATTTGTGACCACAGTGCTGGATTAA
- the rirA gene encoding iron-responsive transcriptional regulator RirA gives MRLTKQTNYAVRILMYCAANKDHLSRIPEIAKAYGVSELFLFKILQPLNKAGLVETVRGRNGGVRLGRAPEKISLFDVVKVTEDSFAMAECFEDDGEVDCPLIDSCGLNSALRKALNAFFAVLAEYSIDDLVKARPQINFLLGIEDLPRLAAAPAA, from the coding sequence ATGCGCTTGACGAAGCAGACCAATTACGCGGTACGCATTCTGATGTATTGCGCGGCAAACAAGGACCACTTGAGCCGTATCCCGGAAATTGCCAAGGCCTATGGTGTCTCCGAACTGTTCCTGTTCAAGATCCTCCAGCCGCTCAACAAGGCGGGTCTGGTGGAGACCGTGCGTGGCCGCAATGGTGGCGTGCGTCTGGGCCGTGCGCCTGAAAAGATCAGCCTGTTCGATGTGGTCAAGGTCACGGAAGACAGTTTTGCCATGGCCGAATGCTTCGAGGACGATGGCGAGGTCGATTGCCCGTTGATTGACAGCTGCGGCCTGAATTCGGCGCTGCGCAAGGCGCTCAATGCTTTCTTCGCGGTGCTGGCGGAATATTCCATCGACGATCTGGTCAAGGCTCGCCCGCAGATCAACTTTCTGCTGGGTATCGAGGATCTGCCCCGTCTGGCGGCAGCACCGGCTGCCTGA
- a CDS encoding HupE/UreJ family protein: MRENFKRQIVGAGRLASVALLVALMPGMAEAHIVQGGSGGFLQGFEHPLSGADHLLAMFSVGLWGAQLGGRNVWALPITFPLIMVLGGILGIAGVPLPAIETGIALSIVVLGAAIALVWRPPEWLALTVIGLFAICHGYAHGAELPIAADPADFAIGFVIATGLIHLAGIAVGLGVSRALGERMIRIPGGLIAIGGLYFLVT; this comes from the coding sequence ATGCGGGAAAACTTTAAACGTCAGATCGTCGGTGCGGGGCGGCTTGCCTCTGTCGCATTGCTTGTCGCCTTGATGCCGGGCATGGCCGAGGCGCATATCGTCCAGGGCGGTTCCGGTGGGTTCCTGCAAGGCTTCGAGCATCCACTGTCGGGTGCCGATCATCTTCTGGCGATGTTTTCCGTCGGTCTCTGGGGCGCGCAACTGGGTGGCCGCAATGTCTGGGCGCTGCCAATCACCTTTCCGCTGATCATGGTCCTGGGTGGCATTCTCGGCATTGCCGGCGTGCCGTTGCCGGCGATTGAAACCGGCATCGCGCTCTCCATCGTCGTGCTGGGCGCAGCGATTGCGCTCGTCTGGCGTCCGCCGGAATGGCTGGCGCTGACGGTCATCGGCCTGTTTGCCATCTGCCACGGCTATGCCCATGGCGCGGAATTGCCAATTGCCGCCGATCCCGCCGATTTTGCCATCGGCTTCGTGATTGCCACCGGCCTGATTCATCTGGCCGGTATTGCCGTTGGGCTTGGTGTGTCGCGGGCCTTGGGCGAGCGGATGATCCGTATTCCCGGCGGGCTGATTGCCATCGGCGGCCTTTATTTCCTTGTGACGTGA
- a CDS encoding CDP-diacylglycerol diphosphatase, protein MTPEFTRLFLPSTPSFSGSSFWRAKTRHRMACLALGLIGFIATTSLAHADPDALWKIVHGKCVVAAAPCVHVNTGEHYALLKDQRGVAQHLLIPTDKITGIESPALLDAKTPNFFADAWNERAAVDAKLPHPLTRDALSLAVNAQDARSQNQLHIHIDCLSADAHAVLTKMANDIGTDWAPLPAEVAGHQFIAMKVEGDTLADYNPFLALAKTLKDPSTEMAQHNLVVVGANFASGPGFIILTDIAPAAIVGFSGGEDVQDHSCRIDAV, encoded by the coding sequence ATGACGCCAGAATTCACCAGACTGTTTTTGCCCTCAACTCCATCCTTTTCCGGTTCGTCGTTCTGGCGTGCAAAAACCCGGCACCGGATGGCCTGCCTGGCGCTTGGCCTGATCGGCTTTATCGCCACGACATCGCTCGCCCATGCCGATCCCGACGCGCTGTGGAAAATCGTTCATGGCAAATGTGTCGTCGCGGCCGCCCCTTGCGTCCATGTCAATACCGGCGAACATTATGCGCTGCTGAAAGACCAGCGCGGCGTGGCGCAGCATCTGCTGATCCCGACCGACAAGATCACCGGCATCGAAAGCCCTGCCCTGCTGGATGCCAAGACGCCGAATTTCTTTGCCGATGCCTGGAACGAACGGGCCGCCGTCGATGCCAAGCTGCCGCATCCCTTAACACGCGATGCGCTCAGCCTGGCGGTTAACGCGCAGGATGCCCGTTCCCAGAATCAGCTGCATATCCATATCGATTGCCTCAGCGCGGATGCCCATGCGGTTTTGACCAAGATGGCCAATGACATCGGCACCGACTGGGCACCCTTGCCGGCTGAGGTGGCCGGGCACCAATTCATTGCCATGAAGGTCGAGGGCGATACGCTGGCTGATTACAATCCGTTTCTGGCACTGGCGAAGACCCTGAAAGACCCGTCAACGGAGATGGCCCAGCACAATCTGGTTGTGGTTGGCGCCAATTTCGCCAGCGGCCCAGGCTTCATCATTCTCACGGATATCGCGCCTGCCGCGATCGTCGGTTTTTCTGGCGGTGAAGATGTGCAGGATCACAGCTGCCGGATCGATGCGGTCTGA
- a CDS encoding LysR family transcriptional regulator yields the protein MNWDDVRIFLAIARTGQILAASRRLGLNHATLSRRLTALEDALKTRLFVRRTNGCELTAEGETFLTSAERMETEMLEVQARLGRTDAKVAGTVRIGAPDGFGVFFLASRLGGLIERHPELKIQLVPVPRSFSLSQREADIAVTLERPDQGRLVSAHLTDYTLALYASRSYIAGHGLPQTVEALKDHLRIGYVEDLIFTPSLNFTGEIMRNWNASFEISSAIGQTEAVLAGAGIGILHSYIARQHDDLVRILPDITLHRAYWTTYHESLRDLARIRTVVDYLSERVDQERGIFL from the coding sequence ATGAACTGGGATGATGTGCGCATTTTTCTGGCTATCGCCCGCACCGGCCAGATACTCGCCGCCTCCCGCAGGCTGGGGCTGAACCATGCCACCCTGTCACGTCGGTTGACGGCGCTGGAGGATGCGCTGAAAACCCGGCTGTTCGTGCGCCGCACCAATGGCTGCGAGCTGACGGCGGAAGGCGAGACCTTCCTGACCTCCGCCGAGCGGATGGAAACCGAGATGCTGGAAGTACAGGCCCGCCTTGGCCGCACCGATGCCAAAGTGGCAGGCACGGTACGGATTGGCGCGCCGGATGGGTTTGGGGTGTTCTTTCTGGCCTCCCGCCTTGGCGGATTGATCGAGCGACACCCGGAGCTGAAAATCCAGTTGGTGCCCGTGCCGCGCTCGTTTTCGCTCTCACAGCGCGAGGCCGATATTGCCGTAACGCTGGAGCGGCCCGATCAGGGCCGCCTCGTCTCGGCCCATCTGACCGATTATACCTTGGCGCTTTACGCCTCGCGCAGCTACATCGCTGGCCATGGCCTGCCACAGACGGTGGAGGCGCTGAAAGACCATCTCCGCATTGGCTATGTGGAAGACCTGATCTTCACGCCATCGTTGAATTTTACCGGCGAAATCATGCGCAACTGGAACGCCAGCTTTGAGATTTCCTCCGCCATCGGCCAGACGGAAGCGGTGTTGGCGGGCGCTGGCATTGGTATTTTGCACAGCTACATCGCGCGACAGCATGATGACCTGGTCCGCATTCTGCCTGACATCACCTTGCACCGCGCCTATTGGACCACCTATCATGAGAGCCTGCGCGATCTGGCCCGTATTCGCACCGTCGTGGATTACCTCAGCGAGCGGGTCGATCAGGAGCGCGGTATCTTTTTATAG
- a CDS encoding HupE/UreJ family protein, with product MRLSIALLGFAGSAAPAFAHVLGGPMGGFGSGFEHPLLGADHFLAMLAVGLWGAQMGGRSVWTLPATFPLIMCIGGVIGMLADIPDLVISGGIALSLLALGAAIAANWKAPEFASLAIIALFALFHGYPHGKMAPNATDPAAYTVGFVVATGMIHILGIAIGYGLGRLYNGIVVRALGGLIVIAGVYYLVTGQM from the coding sequence TTGCGCCTATCTATCGCCTTGCTGGGCTTTGCAGGCAGCGCCGCCCCAGCCTTTGCCCATGTTCTGGGCGGTCCGATGGGCGGCTTCGGCAGCGGGTTCGAGCATCCATTGCTGGGCGCCGATCACTTCCTGGCCATGCTGGCGGTTGGTCTGTGGGGCGCGCAGATGGGTGGCCGCTCCGTCTGGACCCTGCCCGCCACCTTCCCGCTGATCATGTGCATCGGCGGCGTGATTGGCATGCTGGCCGACATTCCTGATCTGGTGATTTCCGGCGGCATAGCGCTGTCGCTACTGGCACTGGGCGCTGCCATCGCTGCCAACTGGAAAGCCCCCGAATTCGCCTCCCTGGCGATCATCGCGCTGTTTGCGCTGTTCCATGGCTATCCCCATGGCAAAATGGCCCCCAACGCCACCGACCCCGCCGCCTACACTGTCGGCTTCGTCGTCGCCACCGGCATGATCCACATCCTCGGCATCGCCATCGGCTACGGCCTGGGGCGGCTCTATAACGGCATTGTGGTCCGCGCGCTGGGCGGGCTGATCGTGATTGCGGGGGTGTATTATCTCGTCACGGGACAGATGTAG
- a CDS encoding CoA-acylating methylmalonate-semialdehyde dehydrogenase: MYQIGHFIGGKAVAGTSGRKQPIFNPATGEVQGEIALASADELNAAVENAKAAQPKWAATNPQRRARVFMKFVELLNTHMDELAEMLSREHGKTIEDAKGDIVRGLEVCEFVIGIPHLSKSEFTEGAGPNIDMYSIRQAVGIGAGITPFNFPAMIPMWMFAPAIACGNAFILKPSERDPSVPMRLAELMIEAGLPAGILNVVNGDKSAVDGLLTHPDIGAISFVGSTPIARYVYGTAAANGKRAQCFGGAKNHMIIMPDADLDQAANALMGAGYGSAGERCMAISVAVPVGDETADRLIAKLTPMIESLRIGPYTDDKADMGPVITKEARDRILGLIDSGVEAGAKLVVDGRDFKLQGYENGNFVGGCLFDNVTPDMDIYKTEIFGPVLSVVRAKNYEEALDLPMKHEYGNGVAIYTRDGDAARDFASRINIGMVGINVPIPVPLAYHSFGGWKASSFGDLNQHGTDSIKFWTRTKTVTSRWPSGIKDGAEFVMPTMK; this comes from the coding sequence ATGTATCAGATCGGGCATTTCATCGGCGGCAAGGCCGTGGCTGGCACATCCGGACGCAAGCAGCCGATTTTCAACCCTGCCACGGGTGAAGTGCAGGGCGAAATCGCGCTGGCCAGCGCAGACGAGCTGAACGCAGCGGTGGAAAACGCCAAGGCCGCCCAGCCGAAATGGGCTGCCACCAATCCGCAGCGCCGCGCCCGCGTGTTCATGAAGTTCGTGGAACTGCTCAACACCCATATGGATGAGCTGGCCGAAATGCTGTCGCGCGAGCATGGCAAGACCATTGAAGACGCCAAGGGCGATATCGTCCGCGGACTGGAAGTCTGCGAATTCGTCATCGGCATTCCGCATCTGTCGAAGAGTGAATTTACCGAAGGCGCCGGCCCGAATATTGATATGTATTCCATCCGTCAGGCTGTCGGCATTGGCGCTGGCATTACGCCGTTCAATTTCCCAGCGATGATCCCGATGTGGATGTTTGCCCCGGCGATTGCCTGCGGCAATGCCTTTATCCTCAAGCCTTCCGAGCGCGATCCGTCCGTGCCGATGCGCCTTGCCGAACTGATGATTGAAGCTGGCCTGCCTGCTGGCATTCTCAACGTCGTCAATGGCGACAAATCAGCTGTCGATGGCCTGCTGACCCATCCCGATATCGGCGCAATCTCCTTCGTCGGCTCAACGCCGATTGCCCGTTATGTCTATGGCACGGCTGCGGCCAACGGCAAGCGCGCCCAGTGCTTCGGCGGCGCCAAGAACCATATGATCATCATGCCCGATGCCGATCTGGATCAGGCCGCCAATGCGCTGATGGGTGCGGGCTACGGTTCAGCCGGGGAGCGCTGCATGGCGATTTCGGTGGCCGTTCCTGTTGGTGATGAAACCGCCGACCGGTTGATCGCCAAGCTGACACCGATGATCGAGAGCCTGCGTATTGGCCCTTATACCGATGACAAGGCCGATATGGGGCCTGTCATTACCAAGGAAGCCCGCGACCGCATTCTGGGCCTGATCGACAGTGGGGTCGAAGCCGGTGCCAAGCTGGTTGTCGATGGCCGTGACTTCAAGCTTCAGGGCTATGAAAACGGTAATTTCGTCGGCGGCTGCCTGTTCGACAACGTTACCCCTGATATGGACATCTACAAGACCGAAATCTTCGGACCGGTTCTCTCGGTGGTACGCGCCAAGAACTATGAGGAAGCCCTCGATCTGCCGATGAAGCATGAATATGGCAATGGCGTTGCCATCTATACCCGCGACGGCGATGCGGCCCGCGATTTCGCCAGCCGCATCAATATCGGCATGGTCGGCATCAACGTTCCCATTCCGGTGCCGCTGGCCTATCACTCCTTCGGCGGCTGGAAGGCTTCTTCCTTCGGCGACCTCAACCAGCATGGTACCGACTCCATCAAGTTCTGGACCCGCACCAAGACTGTCACCAGCCGCTGGCCCTCCGGCATTAAAGATGGCGCTGAGTTTGTGATGCCAACGATGAAGTGA
- a CDS encoding phasin, translating into MATNSKSTPFSAAAFDPAKISDSLRDFTEKGAAQSKEAYTKMKAAAEDATKTVEATLQSAQSGSMELGLKAIDALRTNAELSLSHMEALMGVKSVAELVELQTAFIRKQAEVTVEQAKTMQETVKKVAETVAKPGKEAAEKAMSTFKVS; encoded by the coding sequence ATGGCTACCAATTCGAAATCCACCCCTTTCTCCGCCGCTGCTTTCGACCCTGCAAAGATTTCCGACAGCCTGCGCGACTTCACTGAAAAGGGCGCTGCCCAGTCCAAGGAAGCCTATACCAAGATGAAGGCCGCTGCCGAAGACGCCACCAAGACGGTTGAAGCCACGTTACAGAGCGCCCAGAGCGGCAGCATGGAACTTGGCCTCAAGGCTATCGACGCCCTGCGCACCAATGCCGAACTGTCCCTGTCGCACATGGAAGCCCTGATGGGCGTCAAGTCTGTTGCCGAGCTGGTCGAATTGCAGACCGCCTTCATCCGCAAGCAGGCTGAAGTCACCGTCGAGCAGGCCAAGACCATGCAGGAAACCGTCAAGAAGGTTGCCGAAACCGTGGCCAAGCCCGGCAAGGAAGCCGCTGAAAAGGCAATGTCCACCTTCAAGGTCTCCTGA